From Nitratidesulfovibrio vulgaris str. Hildenborough, a single genomic window includes:
- a CDS encoding NUDIX hydrolase — MTTRKAIVDHVAALLRSALGDAVKAVHASRVRHIQSADLPAVGVYALKEKADHKDTSPRRYERSLTLAVEVVAEANRDLDAILYDRADRIELALLDDPTFGGLVDDSELDAVEISLAASGERLMGCARIDCTVTYERPLADAPLDVFATGGVSWDLVSPAGTPDGTIDAQDTLTLPQEAPHAPHP; from the coding sequence ATGACCACGCGCAAGGCCATCGTCGACCATGTCGCCGCCTTGCTGCGGTCGGCGCTGGGGGATGCGGTCAAGGCTGTGCACGCTTCGCGCGTGCGCCACATCCAGTCTGCCGACCTGCCAGCCGTGGGCGTCTATGCGCTCAAGGAGAAGGCCGACCACAAGGACACCTCGCCCCGGCGCTACGAGCGTTCGTTGACCCTCGCCGTCGAGGTCGTGGCGGAAGCCAACCGCGACCTCGACGCCATCCTCTACGACCGTGCCGACAGGATCGAACTTGCCCTCCTGGACGACCCGACCTTCGGCGGCCTCGTGGATGACAGCGAACTGGACGCCGTGGAGATATCCCTCGCCGCATCGGGGGAGCGTCTCATGGGGTGCGCCCGTATCGACTGCACCGTGACCTACGAGCGGCCCCTCGCGGATGCGCCGCTGGACGTCTTCGCCACCGGGGGCGTCAGCTGGGACCTCGTTTCACCTGCTGGCACCCCGGACGGCACTATCGACGCTCAAGACACCCTGACCCTGCCACAGGAGGCTCCCCATGCCCCACATCCCTGA
- a CDS encoding tape measure protein: MSTRETALTFVIGAVDRFSAPFRSLNDRMERLQQKVSGVTQAFGNLEAERSRFSRLTGMERFGRFGNEMHGRVQQLAGSFAALAATGSAAALGLGYAFKTQFVDTASQFERFETILTTLNQGDTGKAKKEMGWISDFAAKTPYELAQVTDSFVKLRSYGLDPTKGLLRTVGDTAYAMGKPLDQAAEAIADAMTGQNERLKEFGINASKVGDKIVYDYVDATNKQAKLMVKANDRAAIQAAITKIWAEKYGGGMEAGSKTFGGMVSNLSDSWGNFTRMVMSNGVFDWMKGKLEGVLAKIDEMSGDGRLQAWAKDIGEKLTRFFDAAWNALPKVWEGIQRFGDKLAWVADLVGGWDNLGMVLAAAFSGLLGPLVGLVGVFAQLGLVMMATPFGWVAGGIGLLVAGITALWLKWDKIVAWVRDSIPEWMQRGVFAESGDPVGASEDDAPEPRPLSSLFGGGEDEATPRPKLGAASVAQHRQEMRSTHTERSESNVRLEVVAPAGTRVSQSGAPVDIDTVYTGESARN, from the coding sequence GTGAGCACCCGCGAAACAGCCCTTACCTTCGTCATCGGAGCCGTCGACAGATTCTCGGCACCGTTCCGCAGTCTGAACGACCGTATGGAACGGCTGCAGCAGAAGGTGTCGGGGGTCACGCAGGCGTTCGGCAACCTCGAGGCGGAACGCTCACGGTTCAGCCGGCTGACCGGCATGGAGCGGTTCGGCAGGTTCGGTAACGAGATGCATGGCCGGGTGCAGCAACTCGCCGGTTCGTTCGCGGCGCTGGCCGCTACGGGCAGTGCCGCTGCACTCGGCCTTGGCTACGCCTTCAAGACGCAGTTCGTGGACACGGCCAGCCAGTTCGAACGGTTCGAGACCATCCTCACCACGCTCAATCAGGGCGACACGGGCAAGGCCAAGAAGGAGATGGGCTGGATATCCGACTTCGCCGCCAAGACGCCTTATGAGTTGGCGCAGGTCACGGACTCGTTCGTCAAACTCCGCAGCTACGGTCTCGACCCCACCAAGGGTCTACTGAGGACCGTAGGCGATACTGCGTATGCCATGGGCAAACCGCTTGACCAAGCTGCAGAGGCCATCGCCGATGCTATGACAGGGCAAAATGAACGGCTCAAGGAGTTCGGTATCAATGCCTCCAAAGTTGGAGATAAAATTGTCTATGACTATGTAGATGCTACGAATAAGCAAGCCAAGCTCATGGTCAAAGCCAATGACCGGGCCGCCATACAGGCTGCAATTACCAAGATATGGGCCGAGAAGTACGGCGGCGGCATGGAGGCAGGATCCAAAACTTTCGGCGGCATGGTGTCGAACCTCTCCGACTCGTGGGGCAATTTTACGCGCATGGTCATGTCCAACGGCGTGTTCGACTGGATGAAGGGCAAGCTCGAGGGCGTGCTGGCCAAGATCGACGAGATGTCTGGCGACGGCAGATTGCAGGCGTGGGCCAAGGACATCGGCGAGAAGCTGACCCGTTTCTTCGATGCGGCATGGAACGCGCTGCCCAAGGTGTGGGAGGGCATCCAGCGGTTCGGCGACAAGCTGGCGTGGGTGGCCGACCTCGTGGGCGGCTGGGACAACCTCGGCATGGTGCTGGCCGCCGCCTTCAGCGGACTGCTTGGCCCGCTGGTGGGCCTTGTGGGAGTGTTCGCGCAACTCGGGCTGGTGATGATGGCGACGCCCTTCGGCTGGGTGGCTGGTGGCATCGGGCTTCTGGTGGCTGGCATCACGGCCCTGTGGCTCAAGTGGGACAAGATCGTGGCGTGGGTGCGCGACAGCATCCCCGAGTGGATGCAGCGGGGCGTCTTCGCAGAGAGCGGCGACCCGGTCGGAGCCTCGGAGGATGACGCTCCGGAGCCTCGCCCTCTCTCGTCCCTCTTCGGTGGTGGCGAGGACGAGGCGACGCCACGGCCCAAGCTCGGCGCGGCCTCCGTGGCGCAGCACCGGCAGGAGATGCGCAGCACCCATACCGAACGCTCGGAGTCGAACGTCAGGCTCGAGGTGGTCGCGCCGGCGGGCACCCGCGTGAGCCAGAGCGGGGCACCTGTGGATATCGACACCGTCTACACTGGCGAGTCCGCCCGTAACTAG
- a CDS encoding head-tail joining protein, translating into MRLADRARLDQRRIFASGFTEPVTIAFASGEQVATNGIWFEGAELVEAGDYLQVSSSKPSIVVLRDGLPGKPRAEDDRVCFCDQWFTVADCEPLHPGMWRIRLHKESA; encoded by the coding sequence ATGAGACTCGCAGACCGCGCCCGTCTGGATCAACGCCGCATCTTCGCTTCCGGCTTCACGGAGCCTGTGACCATCGCCTTCGCCAGCGGCGAGCAGGTGGCCACCAACGGCATCTGGTTCGAAGGGGCCGAACTGGTGGAGGCTGGCGACTACCTGCAGGTGAGCAGCAGCAAGCCCAGCATCGTGGTGCTTCGCGATGGACTGCCCGGCAAGCCCCGTGCGGAGGACGACCGGGTCTGCTTCTGCGACCAGTGGTTCACCGTGGCGGACTGCGAACCCCTGCACCCCGGCATGTGGCGCATACGCCTGCACAAGGAGTCTGCATGA
- a CDS encoding DUF2635 domain-containing protein → MPHIPETLHIRPRTGLVVRDPATMQPLPAEGAEVPTDSHWLRRLQAGDVVPVTAGPSKPRKGD, encoded by the coding sequence ATGCCCCACATCCCTGAGACCCTGCACATCAGACCGCGCACCGGGCTTGTGGTGCGCGACCCCGCGACCATGCAGCCCCTGCCTGCCGAAGGTGCAGAGGTGCCGACCGATTCGCACTGGCTGCGCCGGCTGCAAGCGGGAGACGTGGTGCCCGTCACCGCCGGACCTTCCAAGCCCAGAAAGGGAGACTAG
- a CDS encoding phage baseplate assembly protein, translated as MRDQTDRAERIALDIDGVQWLGWEEVTITRAVDAVAGSFELSLADRWVEGMTALPLAPGMRCSIRAGSDELIRGHIDAVKPSLAATQHAIRVSGRDASADLVDCAALHTPGEWRQITCSRLATALAAPFGVRVRCEGAEGAPLAVHKIEPGETAWECLERGLRQRELMAMPGAGGEIVLVAIGAGRATTALVQGQNVLSAEVEFDARDRFSEYRVLAQQRGSDTVDAAGAASVVATASDPVIGRYRPHVISGETPKDGATARRRAEWEASVRAGRSVSVNVTVQGWRQGDGSLWPLNAMCRVVLPWLRIEQDLMIGKVVHRLSSGGTTTALTLRSPLAFAQEFEKKLKKDKDGKPADLLQGARELSEAEKTRILNGE; from the coding sequence GTGCGTGACCAGACCGACAGGGCCGAGCGCATCGCCCTCGACATCGACGGCGTGCAATGGCTCGGCTGGGAAGAGGTGACCATAACCCGCGCCGTGGATGCCGTGGCAGGCTCCTTCGAACTGTCGCTTGCAGACCGCTGGGTCGAGGGCATGACGGCCCTGCCGCTGGCACCCGGTATGCGTTGCTCCATCCGCGCGGGCAGTGATGAACTCATCAGGGGCCACATCGATGCGGTCAAGCCGAGCCTTGCCGCAACGCAGCACGCCATTCGCGTTTCCGGACGCGACGCCAGCGCCGACCTTGTGGACTGTGCGGCCCTGCATACCCCCGGTGAATGGCGGCAGATAACCTGCTCGAGGCTGGCCACAGCATTGGCCGCGCCCTTCGGGGTGCGCGTGCGATGTGAGGGCGCAGAGGGCGCACCCCTTGCCGTACACAAGATAGAGCCGGGCGAGACGGCGTGGGAATGCCTCGAGCGGGGCCTGCGCCAGCGAGAACTCATGGCCATGCCCGGCGCTGGTGGCGAGATCGTGCTCGTGGCCATCGGGGCAGGGCGGGCCACGACGGCACTGGTGCAGGGGCAGAACGTGCTCTCGGCCGAGGTCGAGTTCGACGCCCGCGACCGCTTCAGCGAGTACCGTGTGCTGGCCCAGCAGCGCGGTTCCGACACGGTGGACGCTGCCGGGGCCGCCTCGGTGGTGGCGACAGCCAGTGATCCCGTCATCGGTCGCTACCGCCCGCACGTCATCTCCGGGGAGACGCCCAAGGATGGTGCCACCGCCCGCCGCCGTGCGGAATGGGAGGCCAGCGTGCGCGCCGGGCGTTCCGTATCCGTCAACGTCACGGTGCAGGGGTGGCGGCAGGGCGACGGCTCGCTATGGCCGCTCAATGCCATGTGCCGCGTGGTTCTGCCGTGGCTGCGTATCGAGCAGGACCTCATGATCGGCAAGGTCGTGCATCGGCTCTCGTCCGGCGGCACCACCACCGCGCTCACCCTTCGCAGCCCGCTGGCCTTCGCGCAGGAGTTCGAGAAGAAGCTCAAGAAGGACAAGGACGGCAAGCCCGCCGACCTGTTGCAAGGGGCGCGCGAACTGTCTGAAGCGGAGAAGACCCGCATCCTCAACGGAGAATAG
- a CDS encoding DNA circularization protein, giving the protein MQNTPAWRRNLREASFRGVPFYVDVRDMETGRRTALHEFPGRDIPYVEDLGRKARTISVEAYVLGPDYMPGRDALLDACEKAGPGRLVVPWTGEVAVVCTGCRLRESRADGGMAAFSLSFAEAGEAATPAGSVSSSRRADYRADNALAVAGRRLDRDLLRDGMPAGVLSDALMAMRSVADDVASYRSVYGDPSGLAGHVAALSGLSLSGFAALSPSSLLLPFFGDSAGIPASGHGQRSREMLSVARATPQVTMPAGAGRVRTVQAENRMAIAAYQRQAAVAEAARSAALSAPESRREAATLRADVCDAIDGVLDDSRDDAVHTSFTDLRTATVRALSESGGSAPEVITVRPPVVLPSLVVAHRVEHVAALDAERDLLRRNAVRHPGFLPAEEFEVLRRA; this is encoded by the coding sequence ATGCAGAACACACCCGCATGGCGCAGGAACCTGCGCGAGGCCAGTTTTCGGGGCGTACCCTTCTACGTCGATGTCCGCGACATGGAGACCGGCAGGCGCACCGCCCTGCACGAGTTCCCCGGGCGCGACATCCCCTATGTGGAAGACCTCGGGCGCAAGGCGCGCACCATCTCGGTAGAGGCGTATGTGCTCGGCCCGGACTACATGCCCGGGCGCGACGCCCTGCTCGATGCCTGCGAGAAGGCAGGGCCGGGCCGACTGGTCGTGCCGTGGACGGGTGAGGTCGCCGTCGTATGCACCGGCTGCCGTCTGCGCGAGTCGCGGGCCGATGGTGGCATGGCCGCCTTCAGCCTGTCCTTCGCCGAGGCGGGCGAGGCTGCCACCCCCGCCGGGTCTGTCAGTTCATCCCGCCGGGCGGACTACCGGGCCGACAACGCGCTGGCCGTGGCAGGCAGGCGTCTCGACCGCGACCTGTTGCGTGACGGCATGCCCGCAGGTGTGTTGTCCGACGCGCTCATGGCCATGCGTTCGGTGGCGGATGATGTCGCCTCGTACCGTTCCGTCTACGGCGACCCTTCGGGACTGGCCGGACATGTGGCAGCCCTTTCCGGGCTTTCCCTCTCGGGCTTCGCGGCCCTTTCGCCTTCCAGCCTGCTGTTGCCCTTCTTCGGCGACAGTGCCGGCATTCCCGCATCAGGTCATGGGCAGCGCTCGCGCGAGATGCTCTCCGTTGCGAGGGCGACACCACAGGTGACCATGCCTGCCGGGGCCGGGCGGGTGCGTACCGTGCAGGCCGAGAACCGCATGGCCATCGCCGCCTATCAGCGTCAGGCCGCCGTGGCCGAGGCGGCACGGTCGGCTGCGCTCTCCGCCCCGGAGTCGCGGCGCGAGGCTGCCACACTGCGGGCGGACGTGTGCGACGCCATCGACGGGGTACTGGACGATAGCCGCGACGATGCCGTGCATACCTCGTTCACCGACCTGCGTACCGCCACGGTGCGTGCCCTGTCCGAGAGCGGCGGTTCCGCGCCGGAGGTCATCACCGTAAGGCCGCCTGTGGTGCTGCCCTCGCTGGTAGTGGCCCACAGGGTCGAGCACGTGGCCGCCCTCGATGCCGAGCGCGACCTGCTGCGGCGTAACGCGGTGCGGCACCCCGGTTTCCTGCCCGCTGAAGAATTTGAGGTGTTGCGCCGTGCGTAA
- a CDS encoding lipoprotein, translating into MKRFRTLSLVLSVLLLAACSDFENNAYNTLVIAGETYDATMSALADGHAGGTLDDAQYAKAKAVARIYRGAFQSARIALEEYVASPGDTQRDRVTQMLVAMTGRLSELLDCARGMGVGVHDLNTGQPAPVKEEDHV; encoded by the coding sequence ATGAAGAGATTCCGCACCCTGTCCCTCGTGCTCTCCGTGCTGCTGCTCGCCGCGTGCAGTGACTTCGAGAACAACGCCTACAACACGCTGGTCATCGCGGGCGAGACCTACGACGCCACCATGTCCGCCCTCGCAGACGGCCACGCCGGGGGCACTCTCGACGATGCGCAGTATGCCAAGGCCAAGGCCGTGGCCCGCATCTACCGGGGGGCCTTCCAGTCGGCGCGGATAGCCCTTGAGGAGTATGTGGCCAGCCCCGGCGACACGCAGCGCGACAGGGTCACGCAGATGCTGGTGGCCATGACGGGCCGCCTGTCCGAGTTGCTCGACTGCGCCCGTGGCATGGGCGTCGGCGTCCACGACCTGAATACGGGGCAGCCTGCCCCGGTGAAGGAGGAAGACCATGTCTAA
- a CDS encoding peptidase M16 encodes MSKEVLVTVLRLALTHGVPAVLDAVERCKGEVTVEKIRQLADLVPDPDSYDRPER; translated from the coding sequence ATGTCTAAGGAAGTGCTCGTCACCGTGCTGCGGCTGGCCCTCACGCATGGCGTTCCCGCGGTGCTGGACGCCGTCGAACGCTGCAAGGGTGAGGTCACCGTGGAGAAGATTCGCCAGTTGGCCGACCTCGTGCCCGACCCGGACAGCTACGACAGGCCGGAGCGCTGA
- a CDS encoding phage tail tube protein encodes MAGNARAGRIYLKVDGVLQEAKGEFSYNLGTDKREAIVGADAVHGYKSSVQVAFVEGAITDSITLDLKKLTSLDGVTVTLELHNGKTIVLRDAWYAGEGTVKTGEAEIAVRFEGKQAEEVR; translated from the coding sequence ATGGCAGGCAATGCCCGCGCCGGACGCATCTACCTCAAGGTCGACGGCGTCCTTCAGGAGGCCAAAGGCGAGTTCTCGTACAACCTCGGCACCGACAAGCGAGAGGCCATCGTCGGGGCCGATGCGGTGCATGGCTACAAGTCGTCCGTGCAGGTGGCCTTCGTTGAGGGGGCCATCACCGACAGCATCACGCTCGACCTCAAGAAGCTCACGTCGCTCGACGGCGTCACCGTCACGCTCGAGTTGCACAACGGCAAGACCATCGTGCTGCGCGATGCGTGGTACGCGGGCGAGGGCACGGTGAAGACCGGCGAGGCGGAGATAGCCGTGCGCTTCGAAGGCAAGCAGGCCGAGGAGGTGCGCTGA
- a CDS encoding phage tail sheath subtilisin-like domain-containing protein produces the protein MTIGFNEVPNAMRVPFVYVEIDNSNAVSGPALMPYRTLVCGQKLAAGAQAPLVPVRVTSAQQAVALFGAGSMLAQSCATYLAADPTTEMYAIATEDAPAGQAATGKVTLTGAATEGGTLALYIGGRRILCGVTSGQQAAAVATALAAAINAMPDCPCSASATAGDVTLTSRHKGLAGNGIDVRLNYNGESTPAGLMVAITAFTGGTASPDVAPLIAALGDAHWNVLVWPWTDAASLTAIERELMDRWGALRMIEGVAISAATGTHAELGTLGDGRNSQHLTVMHCHGVPTPAWEVAASTAAVAAYYGNIDPARPFQTLELKGVLPPAQKDRFTQRENNLLLFDGISTFYVDAGGAVRVQRLITTYKTSPNGAEDPSYLDLNTVLTLGYLRYDFRNYILRKYPRHKLADDNARFGAGQPVITPKVGKAEAIARARMWEEMGLVENVDVFAQQVICERNQRDRNRLDWMLPPDLVNQFCVGGVKLSFIL, from the coding sequence ATGACCATAGGATTCAACGAAGTACCCAACGCCATGCGTGTGCCGTTCGTCTATGTGGAGATAGACAACAGCAATGCCGTGTCGGGGCCTGCGCTCATGCCCTACCGCACACTGGTCTGCGGGCAGAAGCTGGCTGCGGGCGCGCAGGCACCGCTGGTGCCGGTGCGCGTGACCTCGGCACAGCAGGCCGTGGCGCTGTTCGGTGCCGGTTCCATGCTGGCGCAGTCCTGCGCCACCTATCTGGCAGCGGACCCTACCACCGAGATGTACGCCATCGCCACGGAGGATGCCCCCGCCGGGCAGGCTGCCACCGGCAAGGTGACCCTCACCGGGGCCGCCACCGAAGGCGGCACGCTGGCCCTGTACATCGGGGGGCGTCGCATCCTCTGCGGTGTCACCTCGGGCCAGCAGGCGGCAGCCGTGGCCACGGCCCTTGCCGCCGCCATCAACGCCATGCCCGACTGCCCGTGCAGTGCCAGCGCCACGGCGGGTGATGTGACCCTGACCTCTCGTCACAAGGGGCTTGCAGGCAACGGCATCGACGTGCGCCTGAACTACAATGGCGAATCCACGCCCGCCGGACTCATGGTGGCCATCACCGCCTTTACAGGCGGTACGGCCAGCCCCGACGTCGCGCCGCTCATCGCCGCCCTTGGTGATGCCCACTGGAACGTGCTGGTCTGGCCGTGGACCGATGCCGCAAGCCTGACCGCCATCGAAAGGGAACTGATGGACCGCTGGGGCGCGTTGCGCATGATCGAGGGCGTGGCCATCTCTGCCGCCACCGGAACCCATGCGGAACTCGGCACCCTCGGTGACGGGCGCAACAGCCAGCACCTCACCGTCATGCACTGCCACGGCGTGCCCACCCCCGCGTGGGAGGTGGCCGCCTCGACCGCTGCCGTGGCTGCCTACTACGGCAACATCGACCCCGCGCGCCCCTTCCAGACGCTGGAACTCAAGGGCGTGCTTCCGCCGGCGCAGAAGGACAGGTTCACGCAGCGCGAGAACAACCTGCTGCTGTTCGACGGCATCTCCACCTTCTACGTGGATGCCGGGGGCGCGGTGCGAGTGCAGCGACTCATCACCACCTACAAGACCAGCCCCAACGGGGCGGAAGACCCCAGCTACCTCGACCTCAACACCGTGCTCACGCTGGGCTACCTGCGGTACGACTTCCGCAACTACATCCTGCGCAAGTACCCGCGCCACAAGCTGGCGGATGACAACGCCCGCTTCGGGGCAGGGCAGCCCGTGATCACGCCCAAGGTCGGCAAGGCCGAGGCCATCGCCCGTGCCCGGATGTGGGAGGAGATGGGCCTTGTGGAGAACGTGGACGTCTTCGCCCAGCAGGTCATCTGCGAGCGCAACCAGCGCGACCGCAACCGGCTGGACTGGATGCTGCCGCCCGATCTGGTCAACCAGTTTTGCGTGGGCGGCGTGAAGCTCTCATTTATTTTGTAA
- a CDS encoding phage baseplate assembly protein V, whose translation MDRNTFNRMLDPFKRKLCGMAARAVVRLVSDGVRMQALQLGLLDGELADGVERFQNYGLTSHPHPGAEAAVIFLGADRGHGVAIAVDDRRYRLVSLQPGEVALYTDEGDVIHLMRDRRIKVSTLHLEVEAQEDVTMTTRRFGVTASEGVTFTTPAFTARGAGGGAASARFEGALHTTGDLTTDADAKAGAVSLRAHTHPETNGAATLPPIGG comes from the coding sequence ATGGACCGCAACACCTTCAACAGGATGCTCGACCCCTTCAAGCGCAAGCTCTGCGGCATGGCCGCCCGTGCCGTGGTCAGGCTCGTGTCCGACGGGGTCAGGATGCAGGCCCTGCAACTGGGCCTTCTCGACGGCGAACTGGCCGACGGGGTGGAGCGTTTTCAGAACTACGGACTCACCTCGCATCCCCACCCGGGGGCCGAGGCCGCCGTGATCTTTCTCGGTGCCGACCGCGGGCACGGTGTGGCCATCGCCGTGGACGACCGGCGTTACCGTCTCGTGAGCCTACAGCCCGGCGAGGTGGCCCTCTACACCGACGAGGGCGATGTCATCCACCTCATGCGCGACAGGCGCATCAAGGTGTCGACGCTGCACCTCGAGGTGGAGGCGCAAGAGGATGTGACCATGACCACCAGGCGTTTCGGCGTCACGGCTTCAGAGGGAGTCACCTTCACCACTCCGGCCTTCACGGCGCGGGGGGCTGGCGGTGGTGCGGCCTCGGCCCGTTTCGAGGGCGCGCTCCATACCACGGGCGACCTCACCACCGATGCCGACGCCAAGGCCGGGGCCGTGTCGCTCCGCGCGCATACCCACCCGGAGACCAACGGCGCGGCGACCCTGCCGCCCATCGGAGGCTGA
- a CDS encoding phage tail assembly protein has translation MERRMTLKTPLQNGSETITELVFQGPLKGRHMKGLPLALCYDHLLTIGGRMCGQPPSVMEELSGEDLATVLGVVTDFLPAGPRTGQ, from the coding sequence ATGGAACGCCGCATGACCCTCAAGACCCCTCTGCAGAACGGCAGCGAGACCATCACCGAACTGGTGTTCCAAGGCCCGCTCAAGGGCAGGCACATGAAGGGACTACCCCTCGCGCTGTGCTACGACCACCTGCTCACCATCGGTGGCAGGATGTGCGGCCAGCCGCCCAGCGTCATGGAAGAGTTGAGCGGCGAGGACCTCGCCACCGTGCTCGGTGTCGTCACCGATTTTTTGCCCGCTGGCCCGAGGACTGGACAGTAG